The Cheilinus undulatus linkage group 2, ASM1832078v1, whole genome shotgun sequence genome has a window encoding:
- the LOC121516099 gene encoding 4F2 cell-surface antigen heavy chain, which translates to MEEETAKETVKTPGRMPLNAGDPGYGSVPGPGLAVAVGDSESAPLLIPEPASEPVQRWVPMSKEELEAAAGGPGWRKVRCYLVLLFWMSWVAMLATAIAIIVLSPRPVATELKWWQKSLFYQLQPDLFMDKQADRSEGINALCEQIPYLRVLGIGALILDGLFDKGAATVNLTASHEKLGTLPQIQHLITESNKAGLRVVLDFCGMDVIGPQDVTDKSSTNHSATEHHGLRFWLQQGVAGFAICDTDATYSEKTLLEWRSVLTEFSSKGEERIVVVKQTRDVLLPINNTTLVDVVMRSILPSSNSLLSATEVANAIEKHLQSREGDIWPSWTIGGKVSPDLKKLLLVLMMTLPGSPVVQYDEDLDRRQNMSLRVGSSTAASTPSDSQTDKEKRKHLAVALFSSLSHSRAREEALLYGSCTFLPFNASTNASSSSNLSPSPPPVLAFLRSWGCVHFLILLNVGPTPQALDPAWAPRLPKAGVFSASTDMDRLGTTTLDLLELRPHEAIVIKLFESGSYS; encoded by the exons ATGGAAGAAGAGACGGCTAAGGAGACAGTTAAAACG CCGGGCAGGATGCCGCTGAACGCTGGAGACCCCGGGTACGGCAGCGTGCCCGGCCCCGGGCTGGCAGTCGCTGTGGGGGATTCGGAGTCAGCCCCGTTGCTCATCCCGGAACCAGCATCAGAGCCGGTCCAAAGGTGGGTGCCCATGTCCAAGGAGGAGTTGGAGGCGGCCGCGGGAGGTCCTGGGTGGAGGAAGGTCCGTTGTTACCTGGTGCTGCTGTTCTGGATGTCCTGGGTTGCCATGCTAGCCACCGCCATTGCAATAATAGTATTGAGCCCAAGGCCGGTCGCTACTGAGCTCAAGTGGTGGCAGAAGTCCCTGTTTTATCAGCTGCAGCCAGACCTGTTCATGGACAAGCAGGCCGACAGGTCGGAGGGCATCAATG CCCTGTGTGAGCAGATTCCCTACCTCAGGGTCTTGGGTATAGGTGCTCTTATCCTGGACGGACTGTTTGATAAGGGGGCAGCTACTGTAAACCTCACGGCATCTCATGAAAAGTTGGGGACTTTGCCTCAGATCCAGCATCTGATCACAGAGAGCAACAAAGCAG GTCTCAGAGTGGTGCTTGACTTTTGTGGCATGGATGTCATTGGACCTCAGGATGTAACAGACAAATCGTCGACAAACCACTCAGCTACAGAACAC CACGGACTCCGGTTCTGGTTGCAGCAGGGTGTGGCAGGCTTCGCAATCTGTGACACAGATGCGACATACTCAGAAAAG aCTCTGCTGGAGTGGAGGAGTGTCCTCACAGAATTCAGCAGTAAGGGGGAGGAAAG GATTGTGGTGGTTAAACAGACCAGAGATGTACTGCTTCCTATAAACAACACTACACTGGTAGATGTGGTCATGAGATCAATTCTACCCTCTTCAAACAGCCTCCTGTCTGCAACAGAAGTTGCTAATGCTATAGAGAAACACCTGCAATCAAGAGAAGGCGACATATGGCCCAGCTGGACA ATTGGAGGTAAAGTCTCTCCTGACTTGAAGAAGTTGCTCCTGGTGCTGATGATGACACTGCCTGGATCACCTGTAGTCCAATATGATGAAGACCTGGACCGGAGACAG AACATGTCTCTGAGAGTCGGCTCATCCACTGCAGCGAGCACACcatcagacagtcagaca GACAAGGAGAAGAGAAAGCATCTGGCTGTAGCTCTCTTTAGCTCTCTCAGTCACTCCAGAGCCAGAGAAGAAGCTCTACTGTATGGCAGCTGCACTTTCCTCCCCTTCAACGCCTCCACTaacgcctcctcctcctcaaatTTGTCCCCTTCACCTCCTCCTGTCCTGGCCTTCCTGCGCTCCTGGGGTTGTGTCCATTTTCTCATCCTGCTCAACGTCGGGCCAACACCTCAAGCTCTGGATCCTGCCTGGGCGCCAAGGTTGCCCAAAGCAGGGGTGTTTTCAGCCAGCACGGATATGGACCGTTTGGGGACGACCACTCTGGACCTGCTGGAACTGCGGCCCCATGAAGCCATCGTCATCAAACTGTTTGAGTCAGGAAGCTACTCGTAG